From a single Carassius auratus strain Wakin unplaced genomic scaffold, ASM336829v1 scaf_tig00026110, whole genome shotgun sequence genomic region:
- the LOC113078613 gene encoding DEP domain-containing protein 7-like isoform X1, translating to MHGPPETGMAGKPFRATYIWTNIINNLQTQVEVKRRRHNLKIYHDCFLGSEAVDVVLAHIIQSKICGDEEVPRSKAVRLCQALMEARVFEAVDTKVFGKEKRQAKFEDSSCSLYRFLNRPTPSASSSENIDSECDKRKEDSEYSNNSPVKTEKSLEDVLGNLNMNTTITPQMMNLGLSQELMDEIWRQQTILRLLKLIELPLLENLLEGNESPRPPLHSMDSDPDLLYTSSYLDREILKAFSEAQADSWLSAAVDCLEFLPDQLVVEVSRGLARCAEETSQYKQLLYGTLVQHYGQPDYPPLLSNHVFDIHSGVCELLVNGKQEQALESLQLCLKLQDSRSREELRRLLRFMALAAGPQETRLHKEIENRMAVKRAFSNAIVYGTKLAKGKVDLLVLFMTDNHHDLFKIPVTLHKLVSDKLASVIKGTDPDLITGTTYCRRLTGKDYLETVQKTTREELWTLLQTIHENSNLCLKEKRRLLGQFYRGHPEIFVQYFGNRISNVYI from the exons AGACAGGGATGGCTGGGAAACCATTCCGAGCCACGTACATCTGGACGAACATCATCAACAACCTTCAGACGCAGGTGGAGGTGAAGAGGAGACGCCACAATCTGAAGATCTACCATGACTGCTTTCTGGGCTCCGAGGCCGTGGATGTGGTTCTGGCTCACATCATTCAGAGCAAGATCTGCGGAGACGAGGAGGTGCCTCGTTCCAAAGCGGTCCGCCTCTGCCAGGCCCTCATGGAGGCCAGAGTCTTCGAGGCGGTGGACACGAAGGTGTTTGGGAAAGAAAAGAGGCAAGCCAAGTTTGAGGACAGCAGCTGTAGTCTGTACAGGTTTCTAAACAGGCCGACCCCAAGCGCATCAAGCTCAGAGAATATAGATAGTGAATGTGACAAAAG GAAAGAAGATTCTGAGTATTCAAACAACTCGCCTGTCAAGACGGAAAAGTCTCTAGAGGATGTTTTGGGAAATCTGAACATGAACACAACCATCACACCACAGATGATGAATCTGGGGTTATCACAGGAGT TGATGGATGAAATATGGCGACAGCAGACGATACTGAGGCTCCTGAAGCTGATTGAGCTGCCTCTTCTGGAGAACCTGTTGGAGGGCAACGAGAGCCCTCGCCCGCCCCTCCACAGCATGGACAGCGACCCAGACCTCCTCTACACCAGCAGCTACCTCGACCGTGAGATCCTCAAGGCCTTCAGTGAGGCTCA AGCAGACAGCTGGTTGTCGGCGGCTGTGGACTGTCTGGAGTTTCTTCCTGATCAGCTGGTGGTGGAGGTGAGCCGAGGACTGGCCAGGTGTGCGGAGGAGACGTCCCAGTACAAGCAGCTCCTCTACGGGACCCTCGTCCAGCACTACGGCCAGCCGGACTACCCACCGCTGCTCAGCAACCACGTCTTTGACATCCACTCAGGCGTCTGCGAGCTGCTTG TGAACGGGAAGCAGGAGCAGGCTCTGGAGTCTCTTCAGCTCTGTCTGAAGCTGCAGGATTCACGCAGTAGAGAGGAGCTCCGCAGGTTACTGCGCTTCATGGCCCTCGCCGCCGGCCCTCAGGAGACCAGACTTCACAAAGAG ATAGAGAACAGAATGGCTGTGAAGAGGGCGTTCTCCAATGCTATTGTGTATGGGACTAAACTAGCCAAGGGGAAGGTGGATCTTCTGGTTCTTTTCATGACGGACAACCACCACGACCTCTTCAAG ATTCCCGTCACTCTGCACAAACTTGTTAGTGATAAACTGGCCAGTGTCATTAAAGGAACAGATCCCGATCTCATCACAG GAACAACGTACTGTCGCCGTCTGACCGGAAAAGATTACCTGGAAACGGTTCAGAAGACCACCAGAGAGGAGCTGTGGACCTTACTGCAAACGATTCACGAGAACTCGAATCTGTGTCTGAAAGAGAAGCGCCGTCTGCTCGGACAGTTCTACAGAGGACATCCCGAGATATTCGTGCAATACTTCGGCAACAGGATAtccaatgtttatatttaa
- the LOC113078613 gene encoding DEP domain-containing protein 7-like isoform X2: protein MAGKPFRATYIWTNIINNLQTQVEVKRRRHNLKIYHDCFLGSEAVDVVLAHIIQSKICGDEEVPRSKAVRLCQALMEARVFEAVDTKVFGKEKRQAKFEDSSCSLYRFLNRPTPSASSSENIDSECDKRKEDSEYSNNSPVKTEKSLEDVLGNLNMNTTITPQMMNLGLSQELMDEIWRQQTILRLLKLIELPLLENLLEGNESPRPPLHSMDSDPDLLYTSSYLDREILKAFSEAQADSWLSAAVDCLEFLPDQLVVEVSRGLARCAEETSQYKQLLYGTLVQHYGQPDYPPLLSNHVFDIHSGVCELLVNGKQEQALESLQLCLKLQDSRSREELRRLLRFMALAAGPQETRLHKEIENRMAVKRAFSNAIVYGTKLAKGKVDLLVLFMTDNHHDLFKIPVTLHKLVSDKLASVIKGTDPDLITGTTYCRRLTGKDYLETVQKTTREELWTLLQTIHENSNLCLKEKRRLLGQFYRGHPEIFVQYFGNRISNVYI, encoded by the exons ATGGCTGGGAAACCATTCCGAGCCACGTACATCTGGACGAACATCATCAACAACCTTCAGACGCAGGTGGAGGTGAAGAGGAGACGCCACAATCTGAAGATCTACCATGACTGCTTTCTGGGCTCCGAGGCCGTGGATGTGGTTCTGGCTCACATCATTCAGAGCAAGATCTGCGGAGACGAGGAGGTGCCTCGTTCCAAAGCGGTCCGCCTCTGCCAGGCCCTCATGGAGGCCAGAGTCTTCGAGGCGGTGGACACGAAGGTGTTTGGGAAAGAAAAGAGGCAAGCCAAGTTTGAGGACAGCAGCTGTAGTCTGTACAGGTTTCTAAACAGGCCGACCCCAAGCGCATCAAGCTCAGAGAATATAGATAGTGAATGTGACAAAAG GAAAGAAGATTCTGAGTATTCAAACAACTCGCCTGTCAAGACGGAAAAGTCTCTAGAGGATGTTTTGGGAAATCTGAACATGAACACAACCATCACACCACAGATGATGAATCTGGGGTTATCACAGGAGT TGATGGATGAAATATGGCGACAGCAGACGATACTGAGGCTCCTGAAGCTGATTGAGCTGCCTCTTCTGGAGAACCTGTTGGAGGGCAACGAGAGCCCTCGCCCGCCCCTCCACAGCATGGACAGCGACCCAGACCTCCTCTACACCAGCAGCTACCTCGACCGTGAGATCCTCAAGGCCTTCAGTGAGGCTCA AGCAGACAGCTGGTTGTCGGCGGCTGTGGACTGTCTGGAGTTTCTTCCTGATCAGCTGGTGGTGGAGGTGAGCCGAGGACTGGCCAGGTGTGCGGAGGAGACGTCCCAGTACAAGCAGCTCCTCTACGGGACCCTCGTCCAGCACTACGGCCAGCCGGACTACCCACCGCTGCTCAGCAACCACGTCTTTGACATCCACTCAGGCGTCTGCGAGCTGCTTG TGAACGGGAAGCAGGAGCAGGCTCTGGAGTCTCTTCAGCTCTGTCTGAAGCTGCAGGATTCACGCAGTAGAGAGGAGCTCCGCAGGTTACTGCGCTTCATGGCCCTCGCCGCCGGCCCTCAGGAGACCAGACTTCACAAAGAG ATAGAGAACAGAATGGCTGTGAAGAGGGCGTTCTCCAATGCTATTGTGTATGGGACTAAACTAGCCAAGGGGAAGGTGGATCTTCTGGTTCTTTTCATGACGGACAACCACCACGACCTCTTCAAG ATTCCCGTCACTCTGCACAAACTTGTTAGTGATAAACTGGCCAGTGTCATTAAAGGAACAGATCCCGATCTCATCACAG GAACAACGTACTGTCGCCGTCTGACCGGAAAAGATTACCTGGAAACGGTTCAGAAGACCACCAGAGAGGAGCTGTGGACCTTACTGCAAACGATTCACGAGAACTCGAATCTGTGTCTGAAAGAGAAGCGCCGTCTGCTCGGACAGTTCTACAGAGGACATCCCGAGATATTCGTGCAATACTTCGGCAACAGGATAtccaatgtttatatttaa